The window aatacttgtcctccaAATGGATAAAAtaaatgtatctataactaaaataagtctagatacaaccatttcgaggacaagtatttttggacggagggagtacaacggctGGGTACATTAAATGAAGTAGTGGGCGGCATTAATCCAGAATCGCGGCCGAACCGGCTCAATTCGTGAGCATATTTCTGATCCGCGCCGAGGATTGCTGACAGCATAACCGTAACGCATCCCGACCGTGGGCCAAGGGCCATAAtaaaaaaccaaaaaccaaaaaatgaGCTGGACCCGCTCTGACGCCGTTGAGCATCTCGATATAGCCCTGCGGTGCAGATTCCGGGATCCTATGAGCTCGGGCTCACATTAGTACTTTCGCTAGTTTGAGAACTACTTTAAATAGCCTTTCTCCACTTCGGGTTAAGGTTAACCCCTTCGAGAGGCCATTTGAGATCAAGCAAAACATCATTCCCCACTTCCCAAGCCACTATTCCTTTGACTCCTTGAGACTTTTGACTTGAATTTAGCAAGTTTTCCAAGTGAGGATGAAGACTCCTAGGCGATTGGAGGCACTAGTGAGTATATTTGTAGAtttcaagtttgtgaaggtttggagatcACCTCCAGACCTACACCTACAATTAGTGTTATTATAAGCTCAGGCTTTGTTTGGTAAGACTCATGGAGAAGGCACTAGTCTGTTAAGCTCAGGCTTTGTTTGCTAAGACTCATGGAGAAGGCAAGACTTTATGTCGTTGGGGGTAATTCATGTTCCTCACACATCTCCAAAAAGACTAGTTTCCATGCCTCGATAATTTCTATTCGCATGGTGTAAAAGCACGCCCAAACTAATTTGCTAGATTCATGGAGTACTATGTTGAAACAAATCACAATTTCCCATAGTCGTTGAAAAACTGAGGTTGTTTCATTCAATATTTAAacgtttccatctcatgttaagaACACACCCACTGATGTCCGATTCCCTCCCAGTCATTATGTGCTCCATACCTTGTTCAAGGACTATGTCATTATTCAGTGTTCACAATACATACATCTTGTGGGGTTGCTCTTGAAATGGCTAGTCCCAAAAAAAGGATTTCGCATTGCCAAGAGGATCATAGTGAGTTTGCAGCTACAAGCCTGCAACAAATCAAGGGAACCAACTTCTCACCACTTCTTCATGTGGGCCAAAAGACAAATAGCACAAGCAGAAAGTGATGCTTCCTTCAATTGCGCCTTGTGGGGACTGATAGCAGGCAGTAACGAGAAGCCTATATGTGCCCGGCAAATCTTAGAACTGCAATATGCCAATGGCAATGGAGCAACAGGACTCCGAGCTGCCTGTGCTCTGCTTGACCCTGGGCAACGTTTGAGTACCCAGAGGCCCATACAACTGCAGGTTGCCATCCAGGCTTCTCAGTCACGGATTACTCATTTTTCCCGTTGTCGAAAACCCCAATGCGCTGTTTTCTCTGGTCAAAAACTGCCCTGAAGGATTGACCTTCATCACGAAGTTGCTCACTGAACCGTCTTTTTGTTTCATTGTTTACTTTATCCTTCACGCCTGTGGAATTATCTTCAGCCAAGGGGTTGGAGACCTACAAGCAATGATTTTCAATATAGCAAACTGGCAGGAAGCAAAGACTTGGGCCTAAATAAATTGCCAAAGGGACCTCGGACATAGGATAGATAAAACACAATTAAAATAGAAGGCCTTTcagaaaaatactccctccgtttcaaattactcgtcgctgaaatggatgtatctagaactaaaatgcatctagatacatccatacgtgagacaagtaattcggaacggagggagtagaaagcaAGGGAATATATGCAAACAAGTGATTTGTACAAAATATTAGCAAGTATGAAAGAATATGCAGAGGATGAATAGTAGCAGAAAGTAAGGTGCTACTAACAGCATAGTGCGGTCATTTAACTGCCATAATGTTAGCAGTGGGTTAATACTAACCAAATTGTACCCTGATCCAGGTCCTATGATTAAAGATGAAGTGGGTCTCCTTTTGGCTGCACCGATAGAAAATCCACCCTTTTCAAGCTGCAAAAGAAAGGAAGATTGAGCATATCAAAAAAGGAATATGGTATTTCCATTTTAAGTAAACAGTGTAACACAGACTTGAGTGAAGGAGCATCACATCATGACTACAAAGTGATAAACAACTGCAAGGGTGCAGCCAACGtaacttctactccctccgttcccaaatataagtctttctagatatttcaacaaatgactacatacggagcaaaatcagtgaatctacactctaaaacatgtctaaatacatccgtatgttgtagtccatttgaaatgtctaaaaagacttatatttagaaacggaggaagtattttGGAATAATCAAAGTATCTTCAAAGGTTCAGTAACTAAATACTCCCTCTTATCTCAAAATGTAAGATGTTAGTGTCAAGAAACGTCTTACATTTTGAGACAGATGGAGTACAAAGTGTCCAACTAAATCCGTGTTTTTGTAGCTCAGAAACTAGGACTAGATTTTAATAATGACGTAATTTCTCTTTTGCACTCCAGAGAAACAAGTGCAGCCAAGGATCAAGCATAAATAAAGCACAAGGAAAGCAATATGTTGGACTTTCACTAAAGCAAATGCCGTACCCGATCACCCCAAGTAAGTGTTTTTTGATGAGTGCCATATGTCTTGGCCAGCCCAGAAAGAGTATGTGTACTTCCATCTGCATGCTTGGACCTGTCAGTATCCTCATCAAAATCTTTTGACCATTTGCTCTGTCCTAGCTCTTTAATGTCATCTAAGTCTTCTTCATCTGATGAATCCCACTTGTCCCCTGGCATAAAAAAGTACGCACCAAGATTCATTAAAAATATAAAATTGACAATGACATATATCGAGTTCAAATACTCCACACTTGCCCACGTGGGAGAGTTTGTCTCACAGGGCAGAAGGTTCCAACAAGTGTGCGGGCAGGAGATCCACAGTAGGTCAGGTTAGTTGGATTATAAGACTATAAGTTGACAGAGATAACAAAATTGCCAGCATACTGACAAGGTGATGCACGTCAAAAAAAAGACAGGGTAATGGTGTTTGCTTCATTCCTACAAAGAGAGCTTAGGGTTGACAAGATATATGCATCAACAGAAAAAACGAGTCAAACTACAGGGCATTCTACACTTGGGGTGTGTTTGGTTCAGGTCACAGGGTGGAATGCAACGGATCCTTTCTGCGCCAGGGGCTTTCTACACTTGGGGTGTTGTTTGGTAGGAGTGGAGAACCAGAACCAAACCATTCTCCTGAATGGAAAATTCAGCCCAGATGTGGAGTGCACAAGTACCTCCGATTTGGAGGAATCACGCAAAACACCTCTCAGCTCTCACCTCTCCCGCGACTCACTCACCCCCAAACCCATCCTTGGCCAGCACTGCCACTccctcatctctctccctctcgatctGCGACTGTGCCGGCCACTCCCTCGTATTTCCCTCTCCGGagccgcctctccctcgcctccccaTCGTCTCTCCCTATCTCTCGATCTCTGGTGGCGCCGCACCGAGGATCGAAGATGGTGGTGGGGACGGCAAGGGGAGCAAGGGTGGCGGTCAAAGATGGCGGTGGGGATGACAAGCGGAGCAGGGGCGGCGGTCTAGCAGCTGCGTCGGAGCAACTGGGCtggctagcggcggcggcggcagaggagcAGTGGCAGAGGCTCGTCGTGCGGCTGCGGTGATTTCGTCCTGCTGCTCGCCTCGGCATGCAAACTGCGACGAGTACCTGAGTACTCTTCATGCATATGGTCACTACGGCCCGGAGCTCGTCTTCACAGGCCCGTCGACAAGTCACCGGCAGCCATCCGGAGCTCATTCACCTGTCGCCCGAAGGTGAAAATGCCCCGCTGCCCCGTGCTTGTCTTCTATGTATGATGCCATTGCATATGCAGATGCAGTTGATGTGCACATAACTATATGCGTGTATGTAGCCATGACGCAAAATTCAGTTTATGTGTATGGACATGCTAGGATTGTTGCAAGAGTTAGCTAAGATCTGTGTGAAAATTGTTAACGATGAGCAATTTGCGTGAGTTCCAAATTTTGTGATGAATACCAAAGCAAATTTGATGTTTCAAAGTTTGTAATGAGGAATAATATATCCTGTAATTGTGCATTGTTAGTTGTTCCTGATGCAAATGCAAAAGAAATGCTGGTGAAAATTGCAATAACGTTTTACTAAGAATGCAATAGATTTCTCTCATTCCATCTCTCCCACCAAACGCAGGAACGGAACCATTCCATTCTATTTTTTGACCCCCACCAAACGCAAGAATGGAACCGACCCATTCCACCAGAATAGAACCATAACATTTCATTCCACTTGGTTCTCAAACCAAACACACTCTTGGGAGTATGAGAAGAAAAATACTTTGCAGGGCTGCTTCAATTTTTTGTTAGGGTTATTAAACCATAAGATTAACTGTGGCCAAGGATATGTCATCAATATGTACCTTGATCAGGTACATCATCTGCTGATTCAGGTATAGCCTTCTTTGAGCTTCCAGACTGGGTGTTAACTGCCGTATCATCAGCATCATCAGTATCCTCTGTGTCCATATCAACCTATTTAACATATAGAAATCATGAGAAAGTTCGTCTCTTCACAAATGACTGGTGAAATAGTGTTACCTCTTGTATAGAATGCTCATGAAGATTGTCACCATGGAATAAAGACTGAAAATAAAGGTGCAAATGATTAGAAACATGATTAACTATATGTATCTAATATAAGGGCTATTGCAAAACATTAAACATAACAATACTCTCAAGAACATACATGGGTATCTAGACGCACATATAGTGGTGGAGCCTCCTCCCAGTCAGCTGCCATCTTTTTGATATCATCCAATGTAAACCCATGCAcattcctagcagcacagccctgtGTATTACAAAAGATATATAAGACATTCTACGCTATTAAAAAGAATCTATTTTATCTGAGTATAAATATCATACAACTAAGCATATTTCCGACAAAACTACCACAAAGCTACACCGCTAGGAAAAGTTTCACCAAAATGCACACATATTTATCGTATCTATCATAAAACTGCATCTTCAAGGTGTATCTACTCTGCCTGTGGACTACAGAAACATGCAAGGTGTACCTACTCTGGCTATGGAGTAGAGGAACATTCAAGGTGCATGCATTTGACTGAAAGCTTTCTACATTGGCAATTACACCATATGGTTCACATGTCGTAAGCACCACAACTTCAGGTATATATTTCATCAGCAGTGCATATGGACAGTCTCCCAATCCATATTCTTACCAAACTATACCAAAACAAATAATTGGCAAAGAGTTCTTAGAATTGATGATCCATGACTTATCCGACAAAAATAGAATTGGTAGCTGTCTGAAGTACATAATCACATATTTACAACAAGTTAGGCCTTTCTTATTATGTGATATTACATGAACTTACTGTTGGATCCTTGTATGGTGCCTCGAGCAAGTAGACCTCATAGCCAGATCTCTATACAAGAAAACAGAATCAGTAACCTACTATAAAAAAAAAATCCAGATTAGGAGACAATAATAATTCAGACAATCAAATTCCAAACAATGAGGTAGTGCAATAAAGTGCCTCCTGAAATGCATAAGATCTTATCCAGCAAGGTTTGGACGTCAACAGTTGATTCTCGGTATATACAACTCATTGACCTTGCAACCGCATGTTTTATAGCTATTATGCAAACCATATAAAAATGTAAACCACGTTTCAGTATGCAGTTAACTGCATAGTGCATACAGAAACATGGAACGGACCAGAAGAAAGAGAGTGCTCTTCCTGTGCGCAGGCATAAACACGTAcactcatgagagagagagagagagagctctttGTGCGCAGGCATAAACACGTACACtcatgcaagagagagagagagagagctctttGTTCGCAGGCATACACATAGAGAGAGAGCTATTTGCGCGCAGGCATAAACAAATACTCACAGgcatagagagggagagagagatgagcGGTTTTTTATTCTTGTTTTTACGTAAATCGTTGCATAACATTATGTATGTCATGGTATANNNNNNNNNNNNNNNNNNNNNNNNNNNNNNNNNNNNNNNNNNNNNNNNNNNNNNNNNNNNNNNNNNNNNNNNNNNNNNNNNNNNNNNNNNNNNNNNNNNNNNNNNNNNNNNNNNNNNNNNNNNNNNNNNNNNNNNNNNNNNNNNNNNNNNNNNNNNNNNNNNNNNNNNNNNNNNNNNNNNNNNNNNNNNNNNNNNNNNNNNNNNNNNNNNNNNNNNNNNNNNNNNNNNNNNNNNNNNNNNNNNNNNNNNNNNNNNNNNNNNNNNNNNNNNNNNNNNNNNNNNNNNNNNNNNNNNNNNNNNNNNNNNNNNNNNNNNNNNNNNNNNNNNNNNNNNNNNNNNNNNNNNNNNNNNNNNNNNNNNNNNNNNNNNNNNNNNNNNAGCAACTAGTATAGATCAAAAACACATTCAagaggaaaggaggaagaagaaagtcACTACTGTGGCAAACAAATTAAATCAAAACATGCAACATTAATATGCAATTTCAAAATAGTACTACATCTGAGTACTGCCTGACTGGCAGTTGGCCCTAAAACATGCTTTTTGAATATTTAAGAACGGTGTGGTTTAAATATTTAAGAAAAGGTCCAGGTAAGCAAAATAAATTCTCGCAGTTGACGCAAAAGAGACTGAGGGTTTACCTTCGCGCTTGCCCAAAATTGAGCAAAATCAGCTACCCGCAGATTGCGGTCATCCACTAAAAACGGTCAGGGATACCAGCAATAAACATGTCAGTTACCACAATCCAGCATCCGCCACTGGTGAAAATAAAGGCATCGCCTGGTGTACTGTATGCCGCGACGACAGCTAAAATGTTGCTTAACTGAATGTTTTGAACAATAAGGAATATAAACTTCCGAGACAAATGGGCACCCAACCACTGTCTAGGGAACCGATGTCATAATTCCCACAAACTGATCACCAAAATATTTGATAATTAATAGAAAACAAAGTTTCTATTGTGAAGAAAACCTTTTAATATTCATATTAAGATGTTGATGAATTTTGACAGGAAAAAATAGGAAGGGTACTCATTCAACACTCCATGAAATTACAAGCAAAGACATAAACAAGGCAGACTATAACATGCAAGGTAAAACAACCAATGCGGACTAAATTGTTGAGTCATGATAAAGCATGTTGCATCATTTAATAATATTTAGAGTAACTTCATACCGATCACAAATGTGAAATTCCCTTCATCAAGGGTCTTCTTAAACGCGTTTAACATGCTTGATCTGTAGGTCTGTCAAATGGAGAAGAAATTAGACTTCTTATGGTGGAGCTTTTCTTTTTAAAAGGCAACTGATAGCCGATGCTCATATCCACAATCCAGGTAATTCTTTCTATAGGGAACCTTACATTATCCTTACATTTAATGCTAGTTTCAGATACTATCTCGTTCTCTATACATGCATTGCAAACTCTTGGGAAGGTCCCCTGATATCCATATTTCAACAAATATGAAGTACATTTCTTTACATAAGGTTGCATTGCACCGATGCATTAACTAAAATATGTTTGCCTGCTTGTTAATAACAACAGGCGATGCTACGATTTAGCTATAGCAGGTTCCCAATAATTGGCAGGTGCATTCAACATGACAAAAAGAAAGTAATAGACAAGAACAAATGAGATACATCACCTCCTCCATTTCAGGCTCATAACAATATTCAATCACTTTCTTGGTCAACTGTTTCCGTCCTTTGGATGCAGTAGAAGATTTAGACCCTTCGTTGTCTTCGACCTTCTAAGAGCAATTTAGCACAATATCAGTTACAAGACAAATTATCCATAGAAATAGCAGGGCCATGATGAGCATTTCTGAAAGTCTAAGCCAAGAAATAAATGGTCGACAGTACACAATAAATTGTGTCCACTGTTCAGTTTCTACCGACCTTCTCAACCTCAATCATGAAATAGTCATCCATCGAGTGAATTCTGGGTGCACTTCCACCACTCTCAACTTCAAGATCACGCAATGCCTTCGCAAGGTAGCTCTTTCCACTACCTACAAGTTCTAACATTTGTCAGAACCGTAACAGTTGTGAAGCACTGACATGAAATGATTTGACCCTACCAGAATAATAGATAATTTTGTGCGCCAAATTAAACCATAATACTACTCCCTCCCCACCCCACACATCATTTTTGGAAAGTGATTCATGAAGACTCAACTTTATGTAGTACCTTATCACAGTATTTTCACAGGACCTTGAAGATATATCGCTATGCCACGATGGGGTACTTTGTGACAAAGCCATCTATGTTCTTTCATATAAACAGTGAAGGTACTTCTACAAGTATTGGTGGAGAAAGTTAAACAAATTTGTTTATACCTCTCTAGAAGCAACATATGTatacgaacggagggagtaggaagtTCATCATGCATATTGATGTTTGCTTTCGATTGAAAACGTCATCAAATAGATTACAATTTGTTCAAAAAATAATCAGGAACTGCCAAGTAATGTGCCCGGGTTTCATGTATATGTAAGAAAGACAACATGCACTCTTAAACAACAGGAACACTGAAACGATAAGGTCACTGCTTATGTAAGTATCAAAAGGTTGAAAACTTCCCACAGCATATCAGATCTAATGTCATTTTACTGGCTAGGATTGCCAACTTTGTTGCACTTAATAATTAGACTACTTAATGACTATGAAACATTAACAATGGTATATGAAACAACCTGGAAGCCCTCGCAGGATGATAACAATATGATCAGGGCGTGAAGCGCGAAGGGGCTGCTTGAACAAGTCGCATGCATTAACAATATTGACTTCCACATTGTTAAAAGAATGTTTGTCCTGTGTTGGCATTCTATCCTCCAGATGCTGCTCCGATTGTTGCCGATGTACGAAATCTACCCCCTGGAGAAACACGCACATATATAACAATTAATACTTTTGACTTCTGAGTGGCCAATGATATATTATAAGCAAAGCATCCAAGTGCATGAAGAGAACCTCATTTTTGTTGGGTCCATTGTAATAATTTGCGTTTGGCATCAGGTGGGAATGATGCAAGGTATTATCACTGGGTGGAAGTGATGTAGTAGCCGGGGAACTGGAGAGGACAGGAAACAACGACGAGTTTGCTGCCTGCAGAGGTGGCATTGCATGGTAATCTGGGGTAGAAGGCATTGGAGGATCTGGTGGTGGCGGCACAACACCCGCATGATGACGCCAATCGCGGGAATCATAATGGTTTCCTGCCTCAGCATGTTGTGGTAGTGGTGGAGCACCCGGCAATGCTTCAGGGTGAAACTGATGATGGTGATGGTGGTCGAAATACTTCTCCTGAGATCCTCCAACAGAATCTAAGGCACTGTACCTATCAAACGGCATCGGCGGAGGTGGCATCCTTCTGACGAGATCGTAATCAGTGAAATTGCCTCCCTGCGCATAGGGGTTATTATAATTTTGATGAGGAGGATAAGCCCCATCTCCTCCATGGCCGAAACCATCGGGTGGATACGGTTCGCCATGCCACTGTGCAGGCGGCAGCTGAGCGCGGCCATGGCCATGCTCCCGGATCAGCCCGAGCAGCCGCTCTCCCTCCACGGAAGCCCTGCCCAACATTGGCGGGTAGGGAGGGGGCGGGCCGGAGAACGGAGGCGCCTCCCCCACGCGCATCCTCTTGTGGGGACCTTCCGTGTCGAGGAGATCGTACGGGTGCGGCCCCGGAGGAGCCCacatcggcggtggcggcggcggcgggtggaaggGGGCATGGTACTGGGGCGGGGGAGGAGGGGGCGGTGGGTGGAGATCGTAGGGAAAGGGGTGGGGCGGGAGAGGCGGAGGCGGGCAAAAGGGGAAGTGGGGCGCGGTGCAGACGGGGCAGAGGTCGTTGCCGGCGCCAGCTGCGAAGCGCCATGGATGATCCATGAGGAGGTGGCCGCGTGGGTTTGGGGATCTAGGGTTTCGAGGGAATAATCAAGGGGGGCTGAGGCTTGCTTCCAGAAGTTCTCTGGGGTTCTGCAGATGGCTTCGCCGGTTGGGGACGGGGCGAGGAGGCTGTGCGCGCAGCTGCTAGAAGGAAGATGAGCTGGTTCGATTCTGTGCGGAGGACCCTCGTAGAGTCGTAATTTGTATCGTTCGCGACCTCACCTGATTTAACCATAATTTTTCACCAATGAGCATATAGTCTCTTTAGGCATTCCGAACATATGGATTTTAAGCATGGTAACCCAAACATTTGGATTTTAAACATGGCGACCTGAATGTTTTTTTATGACGACTTTAATTGATATGAGGTGGCAAGTTTAGGCAATTTTGTGACAAAAAAATGAACCGGGGCAAAATTGTCATGTTTTAACAACTAAACTTGTCACCTCATGTCAATTAAAATTGTCATCAAAAAATATTCAGGGTgatatgcttaaaatccgaacgttcggAATTTATCGGTGTTTTAAGTACTCCCTTCAGATCAGAAATTTAGATTGTCGACTTAGCTAGTGAAACATGTATAATATGTCATAAAAAATACACATATATGAAAGCTTTATTCAACAATGTACGTAGtgatatactcccttcgtcccaaaataagtgactcaactttgtactaactttatattaaagataatagaaagttgagtcacttattctaGGATGGAGGGAGTAATTTTTATGGCATACAACACATGTTTCGGTAATCGGTAGTCAAATCTAAGACTAAAAAATGCATGCTCAACTTGTATTGTCGTCCGAAAGAGGTATGTGTTTGTAAAGCATATATTCTGAATTTCAACCTTACTATCAAGTTAATATCTAAAACAATAATATAAAATGATAATTTGTTCATCTGAGCTTCTTTTTCATATAAATAAGGGTGCACCCAGTGCTAAATATAAAGTAATATGATAATCTAAATATTGCTCTAGCTTTTCTTATTTTTTGGTTGATATGGTTCAGGGGTATCACAAAAAAAATTGTGAACAATAACCTCATTGCAAAAAAAAACTTATTTCAAAATAAACATAGAAGGAACATTATATATTGATTTAAAGTATGTTTTTTTATATGTTAATTTCTATCTAGGCACACCCGAATTATATGTGTGCATTTGCCGCCTTCCATGGCCACCATCGCTCATTGGTATGGAAAGCTCCCATGATCCAACAACTGCCAAACATTTTTTGCACCTCTCTGTTTGGCTTGAAACAACCACTAATCGTCTTTCTTCGGGTATATGTTGAAATAAATCAAGGAACTCCATCCAGACCTCGAC is drawn from Triticum dicoccoides isolate Atlit2015 ecotype Zavitan chromosome 6B, WEW_v2.0, whole genome shotgun sequence and contains these coding sequences:
- the LOC119321936 gene encoding uncharacterized protein LOC119321936 isoform X3, producing the protein MDHPWRFAAGAGNDLCPVCTAPHFPFCPPPPLPPHPFPYDLHPPPPPPPPQYHAPFHPPPPPPPMWAPPGPHPYDLLDTEGPHKRMRVGEAPPFSGPPPPYPPMLGRASVEGERLLGLIREHGHGRAQLPPAQWHGEPYPPDGFGHGGDGAYPPHQNYNNPYAQGGNFTDYDLVRRMPPPPMPFDRYSALDSVGGSQEKYFDHHHHHQFHPEALPGAPPLPQHAEAGNHYDSRDWRHHAGVVPPPPDPPMPSTPDYHAMPPLQAANSSLFPVLSSSPATTSLPPSDNTLHHSHLMPNANYYNGPNKNEGVDFVHRQQSEQHLEDRMPTQDKHSFNNVEVNIVNACDLFKQPLRASRPDHIVIILRGLPGSGKSYLAKALRDLEVESGGSAPRIHSMDDYFMIEVEKKVEDNEGSKSSTASKGRKQLTKKVIEYCYEPEMEETYRSSMLNAFKKTLDEGNFTFVIVDDRNLRVADFAQFWASAKRSGYEVYLLEAPYKDPTGCAARNVHGFTLDDIKKMAADWEEAPPLYSLFHGDNLHEHSIQEVDMDTEDTDDADDTAVNTQSGSSKKAIPESADDVPDQGDKWDSSDEEDLDDIKELGQSKWSKDFDEDTDRSKHADGSTHTLSGLAKTYGTHQKTLTWGDRLEKGGFSIGAAKRRPTSSLIIGPGSGYNLVSNPLAEDNSTGVKDKVNNETKRRFSEQLRDEGQSFRAVFDQRKQRIGVFDNGKNE
- the LOC119321936 gene encoding uncharacterized protein LOC119321936 isoform X2: MDHPWRFAAGAGNDLCPVCTAPHFPFCPPPPLPPHPFPYDLHPPPPPPPPQYHAPFHPPPPPPPMWAPPGPHPYDLLDTEGPHKRMRVGEAPPFSGPPPPYPPMLGRASVEGERLLGLIREHGHGRAQLPPAQWHGEPYPPDGFGHGGDGAYPPHQNYNNPYAQGGNFTDYDLVRRMPPPPMPFDRYSALDSVGGSQEKYFDHHHHHQFHPEALPGAPPLPQHAEAGNHYDSRDWRHHAGVVPPPPDPPMPSTPDYHAMPPLQAANSSLFPVLSSSPATTSLPPSDNTLHHSHLMPNANYYNGPNKNEGVDFVHRQQSEQHLEDRMPTQDKHSFNNVEVNIVNACDLFKQPLRASRPDHIVIILRGLPGSGKSYLAKALRDLEVESGGSAPRIHSMDDYFMIEVEKVEDNEGSKSSTASKGRKQLTKKVIEYCYEPEMEETYRSSMLNAFKKTLDEGNFTFVIVDDRNLRVADFAQFWASAKRSGYEVYLLEAPYKDPTGCAARNVHGFTLDDIKKMAADWEEAPPLYVRLDTHSLFHGDNLHEHSIQEVDMDTEDTDDADDTAVNTQSGSSKKAIPESADDVPDQGDKWDSSDEEDLDDIKELGQSKWSKDFDEDTDRSKHADGSTHTLSGLAKTYGTHQKTLTWGDRLEKGGFSIGAAKRRPTSSLIIGPGSGYNLVSNPLAEDNSTGVKDKVNNETKRRFSEQLRDEGQSFRAVFDQRKQRIGVFDNGKNE
- the LOC119321936 gene encoding uncharacterized protein LOC119321936 isoform X1 — translated: MDHPWRFAAGAGNDLCPVCTAPHFPFCPPPPLPPHPFPYDLHPPPPPPPPQYHAPFHPPPPPPPMWAPPGPHPYDLLDTEGPHKRMRVGEAPPFSGPPPPYPPMLGRASVEGERLLGLIREHGHGRAQLPPAQWHGEPYPPDGFGHGGDGAYPPHQNYNNPYAQGGNFTDYDLVRRMPPPPMPFDRYSALDSVGGSQEKYFDHHHHHQFHPEALPGAPPLPQHAEAGNHYDSRDWRHHAGVVPPPPDPPMPSTPDYHAMPPLQAANSSLFPVLSSSPATTSLPPSDNTLHHSHLMPNANYYNGPNKNEGVDFVHRQQSEQHLEDRMPTQDKHSFNNVEVNIVNACDLFKQPLRASRPDHIVIILRGLPGSGKSYLAKALRDLEVESGGSAPRIHSMDDYFMIEVEKKVEDNEGSKSSTASKGRKQLTKKVIEYCYEPEMEETYRSSMLNAFKKTLDEGNFTFVIVDDRNLRVADFAQFWASAKRSGYEVYLLEAPYKDPTGCAARNVHGFTLDDIKKMAADWEEAPPLYVRLDTHSLFHGDNLHEHSIQEVDMDTEDTDDADDTAVNTQSGSSKKAIPESADDVPDQGDKWDSSDEEDLDDIKELGQSKWSKDFDEDTDRSKHADGSTHTLSGLAKTYGTHQKTLTWGDRLEKGGFSIGAAKRRPTSSLIIGPGSGYNLVSNPLAEDNSTGVKDKVNNETKRRFSEQLRDEGQSFRAVFDQRKQRIGVFDNGKNE